In the Hordeum vulgare subsp. vulgare chromosome 7H, MorexV3_pseudomolecules_assembly, whole genome shotgun sequence genome, one interval contains:
- the LOC123410628 gene encoding beta-galactosidase 12-like — translation MKMKGTVAAALILAALLAGAAEASKWTLTKKGTVVSYDERSLLIDGKRDLFFSGAIHYPRSPPDMWHKLLKTAKDGGLNTIETYVFWNAHEPEPGKYNFEGRNDLIKFLKLIQSHDMYALVRIGPFIQAEWNHGGLPYWLREIPHIIFRANNEPYKKEMEKFVRFIVQKLKDAEMFASQGGPVILAQIENEYGNIKKDHIVEGDKYLEWAAQMAISTNTGVPWIMCKQSTAPGEVIPTCNGRHCGDTWTLKDKNKPRLWTENWTAQFRAFGDQLALRSAEDIAYSVLRFFAKGGTLVNYYMYYGGTNFGRTGASYVLTGYYDEGPVDEYGMPKAPKYGHLRDLHNLIKSYSRAFLEGKQSFELLAHGYEAHNFEIPEEKLCLAFISNNNTGEDGTVNFRGDKYYIPSRSVSILADCKHVVYNTKRVFVQHSERSFHTAQKLAKSNAWEMYSEPIPRYKLTSIRNKEPMEQYNLTKDDSDYLWYTTSFRLEADDLPFRGDIRPVVQVKSTSHALMGFVNDAFAGNGRGSKKEKGFMFETPINLRIGINHLALLSSSMGMKDSGGELVEVKGGIQDCTIQGLNTGTLDLQVNGWGHKVKLEGEVKEIYTEKGMGAVKWVPATTGRAVTWYKRYFDEPDGEDPVVLDMTSMGKGMIFVNGEGMGRYWPSYRTVGGVPSQAMYHIPRPFLKPKNNLLVIFEEELGKPEGILIQTVRRDDICVFISEHNPAQIKTWDKDGGQIKLIAEDHSTRGILKCPPKKTIQEVVFASFGNPEGSCANFTAGTCHTPNAKDIVAKECLGKKSCVLPVLHTVYGADINCPTTTATLAVQVRCHPKNGEPE, via the exons ATGAAGATGAAGGGGACCGTCGCCGCGGCGCTGATTCTGGCCGCGCTCCTCGCGGGCGCGGCGGAGGCGTCCAAGTGGACCTTGACCAAGAAGGGCACCGTCGTCTCCTACGACGAGCGCTCCCTCCTCATCGACGGCAAGCGGGACCTCTTCTTCTCGGGCGCCATCCACTACCCGCGCAGCCCCCCCGATATGTGGCACAAGCTGCTCAAGACCGCCAAGGATGGCGGCCTCAACACCATCGAGACCTACGTCTTCTGGAACGCCCACGAGCCCGAGCCCGGCAAG TACAATTTCGAAGGCAGGAACGACTTGATCAagttcctcaagctcatccagaGCCACGACATGTACGCCCTCGTGCGCATCGGCCCATTCATCCAGGCAGAATGGAATCACGG TGGATTGCCGTATTGGCTCAGGGAGATTCCACACATAATATTCCGCGCCAACAACGAGCCTTACAAG AAAGAAATGGAGAAGTTTGTGAGATTCATAGTGCAAAAGTTGAAGGATGCCGAAATGTTCGCATCTCAAGGAGGGCCCGTTATTCTAGCCCAG ATCGAGAATGAGTATGGGAATATTAAAAAGGACCATATAGTTGAAGGTGACAAGTACCTTGAATGGGCTGCCCAAATGGCCATCAGCACCAACACTGGAGTCCCATGGATAATGTGCAAGCAATCTACGGCCCCTGGTGAAGTG ATTCCTACTTGCAACGGAAGGCACTGTGGGGACACATGGACTCTGAAAGACAAAAATAAACCCCGCCTTTGGACCGAGAATTGGACTGCACA GTTCAGAGCATTTGGTGATCAATTAGCTTTGCGTTCAGCAGAGGACATTGCATATTCCGTGTTACGTTTTTTTGCCAAGGGTGGGACATTGGTAAACTACTACATG TATTATGGTGGAACAAATTTTGGAAGGACGGGTGCTTCCTATGTGTTGAccggatattatgatgaaggcccCGTCGATGAATACG GTATGCCGAAGGCTCCCAAGTATGGGCATCTCAGGGACTTGCACAATTTAATCAAGTCATACAGTAGAGCTTTCCTTGAGGGGAAACAATCATTCGAGCTATTGGCTCATGGGTATGAG GCACACAACTTCGAGATTCCTGAGGAAAAGCTATGCTTGGCTTTCATCTCCAACAACAATACAGGGGAGGATGGAACCGTGAATTTCCGAGGGGACAAGTACTACATTCCGAGCCGCTCTGTTTCCATCCTTGCAGACTGCAAGCATGTGGTGTACAACACAAAGAGA GTGTTTGTTCAACACAGTGAAAGGTCATTCCATACTGCCCAAAAGCTAGCCAAGAGCAATGCTTGGGAGATGTACTCAGAGCCGATTCCGAGGTATAAACTAACTAGTATCCGGAACAAGGAACCCATGGAGCAGTATAACCTGACCAAGGACGATAGTGACTATTTGTGGTACaccacaag CTTTCGCTTGGAGGCAGATGATTTGCCATTCAGGGGTGACATCCGGCCTGTGGTTCAGGTCAAAAGCACTTCACATGCTTTGATGGGATTTGTCAATGATGCCTTTGCAG GGAATGGTCGTGGAAGCAAGAAAGAAAAGGGTTTCATGTTTGAAACACCCATTAATCTAAGAATAGGTATCAACCATCTCGCACTACTATCATCATCCATGGGAATGAAG GACAGTGGTGGTGAACTCGTTGAAGTAAAGGGTGGCATTCAGGATTGCACAATACAGGGTCTCAACACGGGTACCTTAGATTTACAAGTTAATGGTTGGGGCCATAAG GTCAAATTGGAGGGTGAGGTGAAGGAGATTTACACGGAGAAAGGCATGGGTGCTGTTAAGTGGGTACCTGCCACGACTGGACGGGCTGTCACCTGGTACAAG AGATACTTTGACGAGCCAGACGGGGAGGATCCTGTTGTCCTTGACATGACTTCTATGGGCAAGGGTATGATATTTGTGAACGGCGAAGGCATGGGTCGCTACTGGCCGTCATACAGAACTGTTGGTGGAGTCCCTTCCCAAGCAAT GTACCATATTCCACGGCCATTCTTGAAACCTAAGAACAACCTACTGGTCATATTTGAGGAGGAGCTTGGCAAGCCGGAAGGCATACTCATCCAGACGGTGAGGAGAGATGACATATGCGTGTTCATCTCGGAGCACAACCCTGCACAGATAAAGACGTGGGACAAGGATGGAGGCCAGATCAAGCTCATAGCCGAAGACCACAGCACTCGGGGAATCTTGAAGTGCCCCCCGAAGAAGACCATCCAGGAGGTAGTCTTTGCCAGCTTCGGCAACCCGGAGGGGTCGTGCGCCAACTTCACTGCAGGCACCTGCCACACTCCCAATGCCAAGGATATAGTCGCCAAG GAATGCCTTGGCAAGAAGTCGTGTGTGCTGCCAGTGCTGCACACGGTGTACGGTGCAGACATCAACTGCCCCACGACGACAGCCACACTGGCGGTGCAAGTGAGGTGCCACCCAAAGAATGGCGAGCCAGAATAA